tatCGAATTTAAGTTGTAAAACCACAATCTCTAATTAAGATACCTTTTAGTTTGTCCTTGTACTTCTCCACGATCATCGTCTTGAGCACAGACTATGCATGCAGTTAATCCTGACCGTTGGTAGTCCTTTTAATCAATCTCCACGTCGTAAGTCGTAACATACGTTAATGATCcgacaaaacacacaaaaatctCACAAGAGATCATTAGAAGGACCCGAGAAATCCGAACCAGGCCAAAAGTACTGATTTGTTTGATTCCCAGGAGACGTCAAACCGGAGACCGGTCTAGACAAGTTAGCCAAATTAGGTTGTTCTTCCATCTTCACCGGAGGCGTCTGATAAACCCTAGAATCAACCATGGAAGTAGAAGAACCAGATATCCCAACGTTGTTCCCGATATTACCGTCGTTCTGGAAAGCGTATAGCCCCGTCGTTGGATCGAAGAGAGCAAAGGGGCTCAAAGATCCAACGGATGCCATTAGGTTGTTTTCattgttattattgttgttgttttcatgAATGTTTCCCGTCATCGGAGTTGAAGTATTTCGTCCATGGAGAAACCCTAGATCGCTCATCATCAAACTGGAACCGATCTGGTGAGCTTGGTTGTTGCCATTAGTAGCGGCTAAGTTCAAACCAATACCTCCGAGTTGAGTGAGATTGTAAAGAGTTGGTGAAAAAGGGAACTGATGATTTGTCCTTAGCTGTCCTGAGCTAGGACTTTGAGCGTTGACCGAGGAAGACTGTTtggacgaagaagaagaagattttaaatttccatttttgcCCTTCTTGTTATTCCTCCGGCAGCCTCCACCTACAGGGACGTTTCTCAGGGCGCCCCCTTGTGTCCAGTAGCGACGGCAACCTTTGCAGAAGTGACGAGGCTGAGTGAGGTTATAGTTGTTGTAGTAACAGAACTTAGTGTTGCTGGAGTCGCATCGAGGACACTTTAGGGGTCCCGCTAGTGGAGGAATGTTGGCCTG
This sequence is a window from Arabidopsis thaliana chromosome 1 sequence. Protein-coding genes within it:
- the OBP2 gene encoding Dof-type zinc finger DNA-binding family protein (OBP2; CONTAINS InterPro DOMAIN/s: Zinc finger, Dof-type (InterPro:IPR003851); BEST Arabidopsis thaliana protein match is: Dof-type zinc finger DNA-binding family protein (TAIR:AT2G28810.1); Has 35333 Blast hits to 34131 proteins in 2444 species: Archae - 798; Bacteria - 22429; Metazoa - 974; Fungi - 991; Plants - 531; Viruses - 0; Other Eukaryotes - 9610 (source: NCBI BLink).), with amino-acid sequence MAFPSNWSQPTNSNHQHHLQHQLNENGSIISGHGLVLSHQLPPLQANPNPNHHHVATSAGLPSRMGGSMAERARQANIPPLAGPLKCPRCDSSNTKFCYYNNYNLTQPRHFCKGCRRYWTQGGALRNVPVGGGCRRNNKKGKNGNLKSSSSSSKQSSSVNAQSPSSGQLRTNHQFPFSPTLYNLTQLGGIGLNLAATNGNNQAHQIGSSLMMSDLGFLHGRNTSTPMTGNIHENNNNNNNENNLMASVGSLSPFALFDPTTGLYAFQNDGNIGNNVGISGSSTSMVDSRVYQTPPVKMEEQPNLANLSRPVSGLTSPGNQTNQYFWPGSDFSGPSNDLL
- the OBP2 gene encoding Dof-type zinc finger DNA-binding family protein (OBP2; CONTAINS InterPro DOMAIN/s: Zinc finger, Dof-type (InterPro:IPR003851); BEST Arabidopsis thaliana protein match is: Dof-type zinc finger DNA-binding family protein (TAIR:AT2G28810.2); Has 1592 Blast hits to 1530 proteins in 87 species: Archae - 0; Bacteria - 4; Metazoa - 20; Fungi - 15; Plants - 1085; Viruses - 0; Other Eukaryotes - 468 (source: NCBI BLink).), which codes for MGGSMAERARQANIPPLAGPLKCPRCDSSNTKFCYYNNYNLTQPRHFCKGCRRYWTQGGALRNVPVGGGCRRNNKKGKNGNLKSSSSSSKQSSSVNAQSPSSGQLRTNHQFPFSPTLYNLTQLGGIGLNLAATNGNNQAHQIGSSLMMSDLGFLHGRNTSTPMTGNIHENNNNNNNENNLMASVGSLSPFALFDPTTGLYAFQNDGNIGNNVGISGSSTSMVDSRVYQTPPVKMEEQPNLANLSRPVSGLTSPGNQTNQYFWPGSDFSGPSNDLL
- the OBP2 gene encoding Dof-type zinc finger DNA-binding family protein (OBP2; CONTAINS InterPro DOMAIN/s: Zinc finger, Dof-type (InterPro:IPR003851); BEST Arabidopsis thaliana protein match is: Dof-type zinc finger DNA-binding family protein (TAIR:AT2G28810.2); Has 1614 Blast hits to 1549 proteins in 88 species: Archae - 0; Bacteria - 4; Metazoa - 28; Fungi - 20; Plants - 1085; Viruses - 0; Other Eukaryotes - 477 (source: NCBI BLink).), which produces MPTNSNHQHHLQHQLNENGSIISGHGLVLSHQLPPLQANPNPNHHHVATSAGLPSRMGGSMAERARQANIPPLAGPLKCPRCDSSNTKFCYYNNYNLTQPRHFCKGCRRYWTQGGALRNVPVGGGCRRNNKKGKNGNLKSSSSSSKQSSSVNAQSPSSGQLRTNHQFPFSPTLYNLTQLGGIGLNLAATNGNNQAHQIGSSLMMSDLGFLHGRNTSTPMTGNIHENNNNNNNENNLMASVGSLSPFALFDPTTGLYAFQNDGNIGNNVGISGSSTSMVDSRVYQTPPVKMEEQPNLANLSRPVSGLTSPGNQTNQYFWPGSDFSGPSNDLL